Below is a window of Rattus norvegicus strain BN/NHsdMcwi chromosome 5, GRCr8, whole genome shotgun sequence DNA.
ctATGATTgcttgcctgcgtgtatgtcttgtgcctatggaggccagaagagagcatcggatcccctgggactggagttagaaatggttgtgagctgccgtgtgggtgctgggactcaaacagGTTCTCCGGAAAAGCAGCCactgttcctaaccactgagccatctctccaatcctgtGGCAAAGGGTTTGTTTTCtcttggaagtgtgtgtgtgtgtgtgtgtgtgtgtgtgtggtgtggtgtgtgcctgtgtgcatgtgtgtggaagagGAGAGAACTTTCAAGCATTCTCTCCTATCGTATGGGGTTGAGGGATGGATCCCATAAGGTCCTGAGCTTTAACTGCAGGCATCTTTGAGCTCAGCGTCTCTTCTGCGTGGGCCTtatttgcatgtgtttgtttCATTCACTCCcatgcttgtttttctttctttctttcttttcttttcttttctttctttttttttttttttttttttgagacaggatctcattatgtagcccaggttagcctcagatTTTCCATTTTCCAGTTTGGTTTCCTGAGGACTGGGTTACAGGCATCACCACCATGCTGGGCTGTGGAAGACCTTTCAGTTCTCCATGCTGTGATATCAGATAGCAGAGATGCAAATGGGATGGCTGTTTGAGCCGTCTCTTCACATCTCACAAAACATGACCATtttatatatctgtctgtctatctatccatcacctatctatctgtctgtctgtctacctacctatctatctatccatcctctGGCTGGCTGTCtacctatctgtcatctatcatctatctatcatctatctacctatcatctatctatctacctatcatctatctatctatccatcatctatctgtctgtctgtgtacctatctatctatcatctatctacctacctatctacccatcaatctatctatcatctatctacctatcatctatttacctatcatctatctatctatctatctacttacttacctacttttatttttttcgtttgggtgttttgcctgtgggAATATGTGTACACTGCATAATGTAGTGCCATggaatgccagaagagggcgtcagattccctggaacaggtttgagccaccacgtggtccctgggaactaaacctgggtcatctgtaggaacagccagtgctcctaaccactgagtcccCAAAACGTGATCATTTTAACACGTGCTCATTCTAGGTGACCAATTCTTCACACCTGTTTGCTATATGATAATCTGCGCTATGCTAtaattaaaaagtttattttcagCCGGGtaaatgatggctcacaactttaatcccagcactcaggaggcagaggcaggcggatctctgagttcaaggccagcttgatctatagTCAGGGCAAGAGAAACCCTctcttaaaaaaaggaaaaaatgggctggagagatggctcagccgttaaaggctaggctcacaaccaaatatataaaaaaaggaaaaagtttataTCTAAGACTGGCCCTGGTCGTGCTGCCACCTTGTGGCCATACTGTTAATACCTGGAACTTCAGGAAGTTCTTCAGTTGTCCTTTTGTGTCCTAGAATGAATGGCTGGAGTGGAGGCCTTCCTAGCATCACAGGTGCAGAGGGACTTTTGAGAATTTTTAACCCTTTGCTAGCTACTCCCGGCCACAGTAAGTGGCTTCTCTATAGGAAGGAAGCAGGCAGTCATGCCACCTTGGGATATTAGACCAACTATCTCAGGAATTCTCACCCCTGCTCCACTCTCCATGCCTGGAGACACAGAGGACCAGTCCCACTACACAGAGGGACAAGCCAAGGTCTGTGGAGGTTGTGAGTCCTGCAGgaagctgctcttgcagaaggtgCTGTGAGGGTCACCTCCACACAGGCAGGTCTTGGGTTTTGTTCATTGCTAAGCCATGATGAGCACGGtctaggttctttttttttttttttaacttatttatttatttttttttttggttctttttttcggagctggggaccgaacccagggccttgagcttcctaggtaagcgctctaccactgagctaaatccccagccccaacttatttatttttattttatgtgcactggtgtttgaGGGTGTCAGAGTCCCTAGAACTGGGAGTTGCAGACCATTGTGAGCcgccatgtcgttgctgggatttgaacccaggacctctggaagagcagccagtgctctaaccactgagccatctctttggcctGTAGTCTAGGTTCTTAATAAATAGTTGTCTCATAAGAGAATGAGTAAGTGGACAAATCACTCGTCCAGCCACTCGAAGCATAGGCCAGTCACTCATTCTCCGTGATCACAGCAGCTTATACTTCCGAGGTATCATCTAATGCCAGGCACCGCTCCCATCCGGGCTTGTGCACTGACTCACAGCACgctccctccccccccacccccaagagcaGACTTGACCGTGAGCAATAGTGCCCCCTCTACACAcagcaagactgaaccccagagACATGCGGTCTCTCAAGAATCGCAGTTAGAAAGTGACCttgccaggatttgaacccaggtcggTACAGACCTGCCCAGAGGCCTGGAGCAAGGGAAGAACCAGATGCTAACTGGTCCCAAGCAAGACTGGGAAGTTAGCTCCAGTCAAGCCAGCTATCTTGATCGCTAATCTGTAAAGATGCTAAAGCCCTCGCTGCTTGTGCAAAGGGATGAGGGGCTGCAATTTTGTTCCTGCGTTCTCTCCGTGGCTCAGTTCAAGCTCGGTGGGGGTGAAACTCTGAAATCAGCACCCCATGTACACGCACgtccacacatgcacgcacatgcacttGCATTTACACACATACTTCATGTGGATGCAGTTCCCGAGACTTCTAGAATTCTATTTTCTGCAGAGTGTGACGGCACATACACGGATTCTCGAGGCTGGGGCTGGAGGACCATGAGCTCGAATCAACTCTAGGCTACAGAACATCCCCCCGCCCCAAAGACAGGAAATATGATCTACCCGTCCGGAGAGTGCTTACCTAGATGCATGCCGTCTTGGCTTTCATCTCCAGTGCTAGAtaaatcaggcatggtggcacagagcTGTAGTAGCAGCATTCCAAAGACAGAGGCAAAGGGACCAGAAGTTCATGGTCATAGCCTGCCCAGGCTAAGACAtggtcacaaaaaacaaaacaaaaacaaacaaaacaaaacacaaaaaaaaaacccaaaactaatTTGTCCTGTGCAAgcaaacatgaggatctgagatggatccccagaacctatgtttaacatatatgtatacatacatacatacatacatacatacatacatacacacatatatactgaTGTTGGGCAGGGAAGCAAGATGGCAGGTAAGGGTACTTCCCACCAAGCCTGATGGTCTTTCAATATCCCGTGCCCACAAGATGGAGAGAACCATCTCCCAAacattgttttctgacctctacatggacACAATGACATACATGTATTTAAATGCACACACGTGAGcacgagcgcgcgcgcgcacacacacacacacacacacacacaagcctggtgtggtggcacttGTTCCtatgctggggaggtggagactggGATGCTGGTACTCAGTGACCAACCAGCCTTGCCTACTTGCTAAGTTCTCTCTAGGTCAATAAGAGACTTTGTCCCCAAAATCAAGGTGAATGGCATCTGAGAAATGACACGCTTGTCTTCTGGCCTGCGCATGTGCCCGTGCAACCCCAAGTGCACGCGCCCAATTTGTTTTTTCATCTCCGAGATCTGGCTCCTCTCCCTGGCAAGACTTCCACATCCCACCAGAGGTCGCTCTACCTTGGGACCCTACCTCTCTCAGATGGCATAGCCTCTCCAATTGCCCCTCCAGGAAGGGGGTGAGTTGGCCCCTAGAAAACTGTACCCACGCCACCAACTGGCCCGCTGCCTCAGGCCTTTGGTCTCCAGCCTCTCTCTTCCCATTTACCCTAAGTCTTTCTGACACCTAGCTCTGCAGAGCCTACGTTTCCGTCTTTGGCTGCCATTCAGGGTCTGCCAGCAGCCTGTCAGCCGCCTTCCCACTGGATGTCTACCCAGTGTCTCAGTGAATTATCTTTCCACAAGCTAAGAAACTGCCTACAGCTGCTAGTAAGACAGCTCTCAGACCCGAGGCACAGGGCTTCCGAGGCGCAGCCCCAGGGACCTCTAGGAGCAAATTCGTTGCCAGTATTTTGACTGCCATGTTGAAGTGACACCGGAAGACCTGTGAGCTGCTGTAGGCCAAGTGGACACCCACGTTCCAAGCGGACCACTCTGAAGAGAAAATGTGTGAGTTCCCCCACAGACTGGTGAATGCTTGCACCAAGCTTGGCAGGGATTCTGGCCCAGattgtctgggtttgattctTGGTGGCATTTAACAAGATAGCCCTGGAGAGATGACTAACTTCTCTGCACCTAAGATACCTTGAGCATAAAAAAAATACGGACAGGATTCAAGCAGGACTGGGGGTTAGGTAAGACGACTCACGATACCTAAATGACTTAGCGCAGGGCCCAACCTTTTGTAATCAACCTTTTTGGGGTTCATCCGTTTCATCTTTTTCTGGGGCTTGGTCCAGGCTGGTGACATGTAGCAAGGCCCATGCTGGGTCACTGAGAgtaaagagatggagagagcgTTCTCAAGGGATCAATTACCCAGATCTAGGTCCAGCCACAGGGACCAAGGCAGAAATGCTCACCCGAGCCCAAGAGAGGAGGTGAGCCAGAGGCGGTGCcaaggcaggaaagggagaggacCACCAGACCGGGGCTGAACTACAAGGATACCTCAGGTCAGTCCCGCACTGTCCGGACCAAACCCACCTCCCATCCCTGGGCCCATAACCAGCTTGGCCAAGAGAACCAGTCCACAGGGAGGAGAGTAGAGGCGTTGAAGGCATTTTATTCATGGAAACACTCAGGTTCAGGGGAGATGGCTACTAGTTACAAGCTCTAAGGCTCTCGTCAAACAGCCATGGGCTGGGGCACCCCCAGGGAGGGGGTGAGCTGGCAACCCCCTGGACACAATGGTGCCAGCAGATAAGGAGACAGAGGGCCCTTCCTCGCCACCTGCCCTGCCCTAAGGTTAAAGTGCAGCTGGGAAGAAGGAGTGGATAGAATAAGGAGCTAGAGAAAGCTGAGGTCAGCAGGGGCCCTAGGCAGGGGCCTCCTGTCCACTACGGTCCCAGGTGATGGGGATAAACTGTCACCTCTTTCAGAAAGACCAGCCCCAAGGACGGCAGGACCGGTTGCAGCTGTTTTCAGAAGAGTCCAGAACTTGGGGAGAGCAAAGAGCTAAGATCtctggagggagggacagggtgtgggggagggggatcttctttcttcttcagtgACACTCTGGCACCTGAGTCAGCAGGGTCCTGCCCCAGCCTGACTCCTAAGCCACTCCATTGAAGGGGTTACATGAGGGGAGGCCTTTAGGGAAACCTATGGGGCTGGAGTTTCCGACTTCTGCCAGCTGTCTTCCTACCTAGATCCTCCTGCAAAGGGGATGCTGACATGATACCCACCCTCTGCCCGTCACTGGGGATCCTGCCCCATCCGTTGTCTGGGTCCTGACCTGGGCCTGCCCTATCTGAGGATCTCAGTCATCCTCAGCAGCTCAACCTGcttcctctctatccagagggcTCCTCTCCAGAAGGCTGAAAGGAAAGACCACACTtcaccttccaaaagaaaagtccCAAAGATGTCTGCTTCCTCCCCTCATCTTGCATATATTAAATCGTGCAGCTTGGCTCCAGCCCCTCCCTTCAGATCTCCATGGCAACCAGGCAACATTCCAAGTCCATCTAGTgccagagggggaggggggcctctgcctctcccctccctcttccctggagGGTGGGACCAGACATTCCACAGGGGacaagaggggaggaagagttGGGGGCCCTCAGTCCTCAGCCCCCTCTTCCTCAACTTGAGGGGCTCCAGGAGGTTCTTCAGGTTCAGGGGTCTGGCCaccagggtggggatgggagtgggagtgCGATCCTGGCTGGGAGCCTGGCCCATCTTCACCCTGCATGTAGACGTTCAGGCCCTCATGACTGGGTTCCTTGCCGCAGGCTTGGCAGCTGCAGTGTACAATCTTCTCAACCAGCTTGTCCACCCTGGGCACCTCCTCGTGGCCGGGGCACTCCAAGGTCACCTGGGTGGGGCAGAAGCAAGAAAAGGGATGCTTCCTGACGTTTGGGCAGGTGGAGAGACCCCCAAGAATAACACATCTTTGGGAACCAAATATCTCATCCCATGTTCTGTGAACCCATATGAGGGGCTTGAGGGGACTGAGCCCCTGAGGGAATttctatttctcctcctcctcatccttgtcttcatcctcgtcctcctcgtcctcgtcctcctacTCCTTCCCCTTctagtgtacttttttttttttttggttctttttttcggagctggggaccgaacccagggccttgcgcttcctaggcaagcgctctaccactgagctaaatccccagcccctctagtgtacttttttaaagattattttatgtgagtacactgtagctgtcttcagacacaccagaagagagcatcagatcccatcacagatggctgtgagccaccatgtggttgctgggatttgaactcaggacctcgggaagagcagtcagtgctcctaaccactgagccatctctccagccccctctcatCTTCTTACACAACTCTCATCTTCTCTCATCTTCCTACACACAGCGCTACCATTCCCCTGGGCATGTGGGTGGGGGTAAAtccaccctcacacacatactgTGCTCCCAGTGAACCTGGAGGCAAATCCTGACCCCTTTCTCAGGTCTTCAGGACCTTCAGGCTGGTCCTGGCTGACCTTACCATGCCAGACCCTGCTGCACTAACAGTAACTCTCACTGCCTGATCTGCCCCCAGAGACTGCTAAGTCCTTCCTTCTTCATAGAAGGTTCTGGCTCCCTCACTGGTCCCAAACTCTGCACAATTCTGATCCTAACTCAGCAATGTTCACTCTATAGCAAGCTCCTTAGCAACCTGACCCTTACCTTGTAGTCatgtcctttctccctccccctcctttcttctacAGAGCATCTACTCCATGACTGCTCTCAGGCACAGGTGCAGTTAGGGCACAAATGCAGGTGAGGCACAGGTACAGATGGGGCACAGGTGCATGTGGGGCACAGGTCAGGTGGGGTACAGTTGCAAGTGCGGTACAGTTGCAGGTGGCACACAGGTGCAGGTGAGGCACAGGTACAGGTGGGGCACAGGTGCAGGTGGGGCACAGGTGCAGGTGGGGTACAGTTGCAGGTGGGACACGGGTTCAGGTGAGGCACAGGTACAGGTGAGGCACAGGTGCAGGTGGGGTACAGGTACAGGTGGGGTACAGATGCAGGTGGGACACAGGTGAAGGTGGGGTACAGGTACAGGTGGGGTATACTTGCAGGTGAGGCACAGGTGCAGGTGAGGTACAGTTGCAGGTAGGGCACAGGTGTCTGATATATTAGGAAACCTGTGCATGTGTCAGCTGCCCAAAGCAAAGGTACACAGTGCTTGAGAGCCTACGGCGCAGCTTGACTGGGTCAGAGGGTCTGGAACAATGCCCTTGAGGAAATAATGCTGAGTCAAGAGCTAAAGAACTAGTAGAAATTAACTAGCTGAGGGGGTGGCCTGGGGAGGGGTGGTGGTTCAGAACAAAGCATGGGGCATATGCAAAGATCCTGGGGTGGAAAGAACAAAGCAGGTAAGAAGGGCTAAAATGAGATGGGTTAGGTAAGTGTCAAGTTGCTGGCGAGGAAGGAGGTTCTAAGAGAGTGCTGGGAGAGCCGAGTGGGGCAGAGAACGGCAGAGATTTCAATAACAATGAATGAGGACTGAAGAGCTGTGGTCTCTGTGACATGGATAGAACCTCAGAGATATCTGGAATCTTCTACAGGTTTGTATCAGACTGAGAAGCCCTGGAGAAAGGTCCCCATGTATCCCCAGCAGGAACCCTGCAGCCTGCACACACGGTGAGTATCCGAGGCCTCCTGCTCTGGCCCGGGGATCGGACAGCTGTACTCACAATCTCCCACATGGACTGGGCCGGCATGCAGGAGTCACAGTGCACCAGGGACTCTGTGGACTGCGGGAAGGTGTTGGGGACGCTGTAACTGAAGCATTGTCCTAGGCACGCCCTGTGGGAGGAGATGTCACTGAGCTCGCTCTCCagaggggaggcagggatgggcagtCCTGATGTCCCTCACCCCTCCCTCGGTCCCtgtcctcactctcttcctccctcccagagTCGCACCTGTTCTGGATAGACTTGGCCTCACAGCCGCTGTGGCCCACAATCTGCGTGATGTTCTTGGCTTCGCACCAGGCACTCTTGTCCGGAAACAGGGCCAGCTTGTTGATGGGTGGCGGGGCAGCCAGCAACATGACAGGGAGAACAGTCCCCACCAGGACCCAAAGCATTGTGCCTGTCACCTCCGGAGCCCTGGAACTAAACACAGGTGGCAGGTGAGGTACAGTATGGCCTCAGAGATTAGAGCAGGGGTGTCTTCCAAACATCGATCTGATTCCAGGATTCAAAGTCCACAGACAAACcagtaacctttttttttttttttttttttttgagatatggtcttatgtagcccaagcCGACCTCAAATTAAGTCTGTATCGAAGGATGACTTTGCACTCCTAATTATCCGGATTCCACCTACCTATGGTAGCCCTGTGCCCAGCTCCAAATACACCTTGGACCTCTCTAAACCTCGGAAGCTATGTAGCATTGCACCTGGCAGCATTGGGGAACGGTCCTCGGCGAGATAGTTACTGATGTCAGACTGGGAGTGCGCCTCAgtggagcagtgtgtgtgtgcctagctTGCTCAAGGTCTCAGGATTGGATCCCTCTTATTATAAACTCAAAGTAATCCTTTGATCACAGCCTTAGAGACGGCTGGCCATGCCTCCTAAAAAGACATTGATACTCAGCTCTATGACACTCAGTcagatgtgtttcttcttaagaTTCCCCACCAGGGTGTAGCACACATCATTACCCCCAGGCGGATCCTAACCATTTTACGGAGTTCTCTGCTTCGGGACTAAGACGGTAAATTTCATGGTCAGCCACAAGATGGCGCTGCAGGACAAAGTCTGTGTTTAAAGGCGCCACTCCGAGGGGGATTTCTGCCGCCTTCCTTAACTTTATCTTCTGTAGGCGGCACCCACTACCCCATCACACCGCGCGCACACACCTCAGAATTCCCTGGGGACTTATGGTGTGAAAGCTCCTATCTGGGATAGGATTCACACTTCCTCGGGGTGGTCTGATAGGTCCAGTCAGGAAATAAACGCAGCTCAGTCGGGAACTGGATGAGCTTGCCCGTGGGGCAGCGAAGCAGGAACATATACCTTTAGTTCTCCATGGGGAAGCCATATACCGGGCCTGGGGAAGCCATGTACCAGACCtatctcccaccccacccactggAAAGTGGTGGAGGTGACAGAGGCAGGTGTTTTGCACAGTGTCTAGGGAGGTGACAATGAGAACCCAGGTGTGCTGAGGGAGTGGGATGCCAGGGAGGGTCATCGAgcactcttccttcctcccagatATTGCTCTTCTGATTCAGAGGTCTTGGTCCCTGATGATGATCTCTGTCCGTGGCTTGACAGGGGTGGGgacagctgggggtggggctgaacATCGTGCCTCGATCCTGATCACTTTCTGCTGTGACCTACACAACCCAGATTCACCGACAAGATCTACAGCAAACCTACATTTTTAGAGCAAGCACACCTGAATGGAACCGACTGGACTCCTTCCTAACTGCTACTCAACAGACTCCTGCTCCTGAGAGACCCCCTGTCTTCCCTCAGGAACTAGCCTGAACCAATGTATGGCCTTGGCCTTTTAAAGCATTCCAAAGCCCATAGAAAAAGACCAGAGCCCCTGGGTCCTCCCTCTGCTGGACTAGTCCCTCTCGAAATCAGAGAGGTCCCTGCTATATCATCTAAATCTGTGACACTTTCTTGGCAATGACAGGCAGGAAGTGAGTAAGACCCAAGTAGGTAGTGAAGCTAACTCCATAGGAGTTAGGTTTGCAGTCCGAGCTGAGTCTTGACAGTAGTCAAGAGATGGACATGTGAGTCTGACTTACACCGAGAGATGAGGCTTGAAGCTGCCAACATCAGGACTGGCTGAAGTGGTGATCAGCCTGGAGGTTAACCACAAAGCTACCTGAAGACGGGATAAGGGGACATTTGCAGGGTCCCTAGCACAGAGAGAGCAGGGTGTTATTAGAGCTGGCAGACGTTGAGGAGAAACAAGACAGGCTGAGTTAGAAACCTGcctgctttttcttcctttctaggtGCCCGGTGGAATAAGGATTAGCCATGCCTTTCAGAAGAGTGCTACATCCCAACCCACTATGCCCTGACCAGGACCTTGGAGCAGAACACTGGGACCATGCTCCACCTCCCCAGGACACAGCCAGACCACCAATAGACCGGACCTTTATCCCTGGAGTTCCCAGTGTTTGATTTCTGTAGCCTAGGAGTTGTATGGCTTTAAGAGAGACTTTATCTCTCACAGCCTACTTTCCTTGGCTATAAAGGAGAAACACAGCTCCTTCTCAGAACTGGGAGCTGTACCAGCACCCAGCACTTGGCACTCAGCCTCCAGCACCCAGCATCCAACACCCAGCCTCCAGCACTCAGCATCCAACATCCAGCCTTTAGCACCCAGCCTCCAGCATTCAGCATCCAACACCCAGCCTCCAGCACCCAGcctccagcacccagcacccagtaTCCAACACCCAGCCTCCAGCACTCAGCATCCAAAACCTAGCATCCAGCACCCAGCACTCAGCATTCAATACCCAGTACTCAGCATCCAACACCCAGCATCCAGCACTCAGCACCCAGCACTCATCCAATACCCAGCATCCAGCACCCACCCACACCAGCTCACTTTCCaggatcatgagtaaagctgagCAGTgtcagaaagaaagcaaaacttgCTGTTAGGAAGCCCCCCTTTATCCCTCACACCCTACCCAGAGGCCATGGTGCTCTCCCCTCACCGGTGCACGTTTAATCTTCTGTTGATTATACTCGCTTATGTTCACAACCAGCAACTCAGCTCATCTCTGTCTAAGCAGCATTTGGATTTTCCCTTCCTGGGCCTTCAGAGCCTCACCCAGTTTCTCATACCTTCCACCCCGAAGGTCACGCAGAGTGCCAGAGAGCCAGGGCAGAACCGGAGTCAGCCAGTCATCTGCCCAATCAACACCAGACTCTGCAGAGCTTGTCCCAAGACATTTCCAGTCACAGAGAAGAGCCACGGCCCCCCTGTGGGCCATCTCATTCCCTGTAGCTGGCACTCCTTTTCTGGGTTCTTCGAGGAAGGTGAGAGAAGGGAGGGTATAGCCGGAGGGCCCTACATTTACCCACAGGAGAAACATAGACATGGCTTAGTGAGGAGGGTAGAAGATCATAATTCTGGGTCGAACAGAGGATGACAGATGGGTACTGGTGAAGACTGAGGGAGGGAGCTCCTGGCTGAGAGCAAAGGCCAAAGGAGGGCCCCAAAGCCTCTCCAACATGGCAGGGAAATGTGGGTCCTAACTACAGTTGCTGTTGGAAAGGCTGTACCACGTCAGCTTACAATCACTGTATCCGGGCAGGCCCCATCTCTCCCACCGTTTACATAAAGAACAGGGCGGCTGGAATTTGTGTGAGCTTCTATGTCTTGACAGTAGGAAAATCCAAGGCTTGATCCTGAGCAAATCAGGCAGTCACCCTCGCAGGTGGAAGGCTCACAGAAGTGAGGAAAG
It encodes the following:
- the Nbl1 gene encoding neuroblastoma suppressor of tumorigenicity 1 precursor, which encodes MLWVLVGTVLPVMLLAAPPPINKLALFPDKSAWCEAKNITQIVGHSGCEAKSIQNRACLGQCFSYSVPNTFPQSTESLVHCDSCMPAQSMWEIVTLECPGHEEVPRVDKLVEKIVHCSCQACGKEPSHEGLNVYMQGEDGPGSQPGSHSHSHPHPGGQTPEPEEPPGAPQVEEEGAED